From Syngnathus scovelli strain Florida chromosome 14, RoL_Ssco_1.2, whole genome shotgun sequence, one genomic window encodes:
- the alms1 gene encoding serine/arginine repetitive matrix protein 2 isoform X3: MSVPSRAAASKADKAGSSHKNEFQDSALSPALALFPTNTAEEASVTEDSLFQKSEAEFLPLSASLDFSARHDSDEGSLSQHPLAQETLTSEGESTLMQREADTVGAKVLYGELLSQSNTSTSQMSQSKTSAPGSERDGAETSCLGVHDAKPSSDLSLDSGVTADSKLGASTSVVSLEVDDYAPCWTSPSKQAELNIEDRIPLYLQNLGIDQSPADILTPFAPRGPIREPEFSPTDLSTIKDSAGGTPMKSVTSSEAGSPLRAEISQSSTLLSFSQDAFQEVPSLVGQTVTSSPPPTNIHQLAPGSHKDPRRDISGPRARSSLFVLRSPSCLEKPQESPAQPARVSSLTIVPPAVAIQDRFSPRRAEPEGCSAACQSPLAVRPSPAVDEQEPIALPAHPPDERDEALLPDDLEPLPEDSEDQSAMSDDSAQSSLTVRVAKLLRSGSQAEHISDQADPNHKKHFILSLSEGRFDSLELDQEDRRRIEEIKATMLSNHFVTSESSTDTESTAASSVAAARTPLLDLAGTWAPSFFTDAEQSVPQGRGRDGVKAHTSITIAAHKRPAASSPLPPEHLPPAQLDMRNGVDRKSPLAVDGSQNAIKAESSTGLEERDGKEEMSRKRHMAEDTTIPFAHVSRAHLTFSPKAPEAAPRAASSSSSSAELPGNKFVPLRRSSPAVSSTDEGVGPCSPPPKWDERRRQTSALHAPPPPHCHHLHPPAHSVTTNAMRSYSPETPVRDECAPRASAPALQPYKPRSADQLFFMPQADADASSSCTTMESSRTGFDDAVPPLFSPEVLGQQDPGLDRGVTIKHAEGIYSKRRNNARTTTQPPPQHPGGAVASNEGFPHASQRNSAMIECLRAGVGVPHEMDQSPLVPTCREAWLLEQLQRLSDLILSTGGADVPPARMFYGRTEAWPQRPRSACALCPADRDESSTTTSTLDTDRLIRAFGAHRIQSAKTSKSSGRLHKLYRDVAKQREQWEGRSFNTTHLETTGTDPSNVTGESSSTGSYAKTPQRKTSKKPVSRDIQAGEVEIACNNMLRRTRDVGTMFPPPGRARWSSQKGHMTPLKHKKTRTPPKAVWWFIPLDDSSKENEPDELQAVSPGPSTVWYDHAVAKTAREPLKPRQQLDDDNEVAHRASSTSDHQVTSLQEALAMRRPDFILHSRQRVQILSRRKISAGLPGSSMPRRAVPKKEMMQRTKQLCEGLPEVLCKLEMERRAAQLRLNRLNLEIFNKRINKRRLENRKTFQYEKLW, encoded by the exons ATGAGTGTGCCTTCTAGAGCAGCGGCAAGCAAAGCGGACAAAGCAGGAAGTTCCCACAAGAATG AATTCCAGGACAGTGCTTTGTCTCCGGCGCTCGCCCTGTTTCCCACGAACACCGCCGAAGAAGCCAGTGTGACGGAAGACTCTCTTTTCCAGAAAAGTGAGGCGGAATTTTTGCctttgag CGCAAGTCTCGACTTTTCTGCAAGACACGACTCTGATGAGGGCTCCTTGTCTCAGCACCCTTTAGCCCAGGAGACCCTGACCTCCGAAGGCGAGAGTACTTTAATGCAGCGGGAAGCGGACACCGTCGGCGCCAAGGTGTTGTATGGAGAGCTGCTGTCCCAGAGCAACACGTCCACTTCGCAAATGTCCCAAAGCAAGACCAGCGCCCCGGGATCAGAGCGTGACGGTGCCGAGACGTCCTGCCTGGGTGTTCACGATGCCAAGCCCTCCAGCGACCTGTCGCTGGATTCGGGGGTGACGGCTGATTCCAAGCTGGGAGCTTCGACTTCTGTTGTCAGTTTGGAGGTGGACGACTACGCTCCCTGCTGGACCTCACCGTCCAAACAGGCAGAGCTCAACATCGAAGACAGGATTCCA TTGTATCTCCAAAACCTTGGTATTGATCAGTCGCCCGCCGACATCTTGACCCCGTTTGCACCCAGGGGACCGATCAGGGAGCCCGAATTCTCACCCACTGATCTCAGCACCATCAAGGATTCTGCCGGGGGGACGCCGATGAAGAGCGTCACATCATCAGAAG CTGGCAGCCCTCTGAGAGCAGAGATTTcccaatccagtacattgttATCATTCAGCCAGGACGCTTTCCAGGAAGTGCCATCACTTGTGGGACAGACCGTGacatcatcaccaccaccaacCAACATCCATCAGCTTGCCCCCGGTTCCCACAAAGACCCCCGTCGTGATATTTCAGGTCCCCGAGCTCGCTCCTCGCTCTTCGTGCTCCGATCGCCGTCTTGTTTGGAGAAACCCCAAGAAAGTCCCGCCCAGCCGGCCCGCGTGAGCTCCCTCACCATCGTGCCGCCCGCCGTCGCCATCCAGGACAGGTTTTcgcctcgacgggctgagccggAAGGCTGCAGCGCCGCCTGTCAGTCGCCTCTCGCCGTCAGACCATCGCCGGCTGTGGACGAGCAGGAGCCCATCGCTCTTCCTGCACACCCGCCTGATGAGCGGGACGAGGCTTTGCTGCCGGACGATCTCGAGCCGCTTCCTGAAGACTCGGAGGATCAGTCGGCAATGAGCGACGACAGCGCTCAGAGTTCGCTAACGGTTAGGGTGGCCAAGCTTCTGCGGAGTGGGTCGCAGGCTGAACACATCTCGGACCAGGCGGACCCAAATCACAAAA AGCACTTCATCTTGAGTCTGTCGGAAGGCCGCTTCGACTCGTTGGAGTTGGACCAAGAGGATCGACGACGCATTGAAGAGATCAAGGCGACGATGCTCTCCAACCACTTTGTCACG AGCGAGAGCAGCACAGACACAGAGAGCACGGCGGCATCTAGTGTGGCGGCGGCACGGACTCCGCTTTTGGACCTAGCAGGCACGTGGGCGCCTTCCTTCTTCACGGACGCCGAGCAATCTGTCCCGCAAGGTCGTGGGCGCGACGGCGTCAAGGCGCACACGTCCATCACCATTGCCGCCCATAAGCGCCCCGCTGcctcctccccgctgccgcctgAGCACCTCCCGCCGGCCCAGCTGGACATGAG GAATGGTGTGGACAGGAAGTCACCGTTGGCGGTAGACGGAAGCCAGAATGCGATCAAAGCGGAGTCGAGCACTGGCCTGGAAGAGCGGGACGGCAAGGAGGAGATGTCCCGGAAGCGGCACATGGCGGAGGACACCACCATCCCCTTCGCTCATGTGTCGCGCGCCCACCTCACCTTCTCGCCAAAAGCGCCCGAGGCAGCCCCCCGTGccgcctcttcctcctcctcctcagcagAGCTCCCCGGCAACAAGTTTGTTCCGCTGAGGCGCTCCTCACCTGCCGTCAGCAGCACAGACGAGGGCGTCGGCCCGTGCAGCCCCCCGCCCAAGTGGGATGAACGCAGACGCCAGACATCTGCTCTACATGCCCCACCTCCTCCtcattgtcatcatcttcatcctccTGCTCACTCTGTCACTACCAACGCCATGAGGAGCTACTCACCTGAAACACCAG TCAGGGACGAGTGCGCCCCGCGTGCGTCGGCGCCGGCGCTGCAGCCGTACAAGCCCCGCAGTGCCGACCAGCTCTTCTTCATGCCTCAGGCGGATGCCGACGCCTCATCCTCGTGCACCACCATGGAGAGCTCGCGCACAG GTTTTGACGACGCAGTGCCTCCGCTGTTCAGCCCCGAGGTTCTGGGCCAGCAGGACCCAGGCCTGGATCGCGGCGTCACCATTAAGCACGCTGAGGGCATCTATAGCAAGAGGCGCAATAACGCACGCACCACCACACAGCCGCCGCCTCAGCACCCAG GTGGCGCAGTGGCGTCAAATGAAGGATTTCCTCATGCAAgccagcgcaacagtgccatgaTAGAATGCCTCAGAGCGGGAGTTGGAGTCCCGCATGAAATGGACCAATCGCCACTAGTGCCCACATGTAGGGAGGCGTGGCTACTGGAGCAACTGCAGCGCCTATCTGATCTCATCCTTTCCACTGGAGGCGCCGATGTGCCACCTGCGAGGATGTTTTACGGCAGGACTGAG GCTTGGCCGCAGCGGCCGCGCAGTGCCTGTGCTCTTTGTCCTGCCGACAGAGACGAGTCCAGCACCACTACATCCACGCTGGACACGGATCGCCTCATCCGGGCCTTTGGCGCCCACCGCATCCAAAGCGCCAAGACCTCCAAGAGCTCTGGCCGCCTCCACAAACTCTATAGGGACGTGGCCAAGCAGCGGGAGCAGTGGGAGGGGCGGAGCTTCAACACCACTCACTTAGAAACCACCGGCACTGACCCATCCAAC GTGACGGGCGAGTCGTCGTCGACGGGCTCCTACGCAAAGACACCGCAGCGCAAAACCTCCAAGAAGCCCGTCAGCAGAGACATCCAAGCAG GCGAGGTGGAGATTGCGTGCAACAACATGCTCCGTCGCACGCGAGATGTGGGAACCATGTTCCCGCCACCGGGGCGAGCGCGTTGGAGCTCGCAAAAAGGTCACATGACCCCCCTCAAGCACAAGAAGACTCGAACGCCACCCAAAG cggtgtggtgGTTCATCCCGTTGGACGACTCATCCAAGGAGAATGAGCCGGACGAGCTGCAAGCGGTGTCACCCGGGCCGAGTACCGTTTGGTACGACCACGCCGTGGCCAAAACGGCAAGAGAACCTCTGAAACCTCGACAACAACTCGACGACGACAATGAAGTCGCTCATCGTGCGTCCTCCACAAGCGACCACCAAGTCACTTCTCTGCAG GAAGCGCTGGCCATGCGACGGCCTGATTTCATCTTGCACTCACGTCAGCGCGTTCAAATCTTGAGTAGGCGGAAAATCAGCGCAGGACTGCCAG GCAGCAGCATGCCAAGGAGGGCGGTGCCCAAGAAGGAAATGATGCAGCGCACCAAACA GCTGTGTGAAGGACTTCCAGAGGTTCTCTGCAAGCTGGAGATGGAGCGAAGGGCCGCGCAACTACGATTAAACCGGCTCAACCTCGAGATCTTCAATAAG AGAATCAATAAACGTCGCTTGGAGAACCGCAAGACTTTCCAATATGAAAAGCTTTGGTGA
- the alms1 gene encoding serine/arginine repetitive matrix protein 2 isoform X4, which yields MQREADTVGAKVLYGELLSQSNTSTSQMSQSKTSAPGSERDGAETSCLGVHDAKPSSDLSLDSGVTADSKLGASTSVVSLEVDDYAPCWTSPSKQAELNIEDRIPLYLQNLGIDQSPADILTPFAPRGPIREPEFSPTDLSTIKDSAGGTPMKSVTSSEAGSPLRAEISQSSTLLSFSQDAFQEVPSLVGQTVTSSPPPTNIHQLAPGSHKDPRRDISGPRARSSLFVLRSPSCLEKPQESPAQPARVSSLTIVPPAVAIQDRFSPRRAEPEGCSAACQSPLAVRPSPAVDEQEPIALPAHPPDERDEALLPDDLEPLPEDSEDQSAMSDDSAQSSLTVRVAKLLRSGSQAEHISDQADPNHKKHFILSLSEGRFDSLELDQEDRRRIEEIKATMLSNHFVTSESSTDTESTAASSVAAARTPLLDLAGTWAPSFFTDAEQSVPQGRGRDGVKAHTSITIAAHKRPAASSPLPPEHLPPAQLDMRNGVDRKSPLAVDGSQNAIKAESSTGLEERDGKEEMSRKRHMAEDTTIPFAHVSRAHLTFSPKAPEAAPRAASSSSSSAELPGNKFVPLRRSSPAVSSTDEGVGPCSPPPKWDERRRQTSALHAPPPPHCHHLHPPAHSVTTNAMRSYSPETPVRDECAPRASAPALQPYKPRSADQLFFMPQADADASSSCTTMESSRTGFDDAVPPLFSPEVLGQQDPGLDRGVTIKHAEGIYSKRRNNARTTTQPPPQHPGGAVASNEGFPHASQRNSAMIECLRAGVGVPHEMDQSPLVPTCREAWLLEQLQRLSDLILSTGGADVPPARMFYGRTEAWPQRPRSACALCPADRDESSTTTSTLDTDRLIRAFGAHRIQSAKTSKSSGRLHKLYRDVAKQREQWEGRSFNTTHLETTGTDPSNVTGESSSTGSYAKTPQRKTSKKPVSRDIQAGEVEIACNNMLRRTRDVGTMFPPPGRARWSSQKGHMTPLKHKKTRTPPKAVWWFIPLDDSSKENEPDELQAVSPGPSTVWYDHAVAKTAREPLKPRQQLDDDNEVAHRASSTSDHQVTSLQEALAMRRPDFILHSRQRVQILSRRKISAGLPGSSMPRRAVPKKEMMQRTKQLCEGLPEVLCKLEMERRAAQLRLNRLNLEIFNKRINKRRLENRKTFQYEKLW from the exons ATGCAGCGGGAAGCGGACACCGTCGGCGCCAAGGTGTTGTATGGAGAGCTGCTGTCCCAGAGCAACACGTCCACTTCGCAAATGTCCCAAAGCAAGACCAGCGCCCCGGGATCAGAGCGTGACGGTGCCGAGACGTCCTGCCTGGGTGTTCACGATGCCAAGCCCTCCAGCGACCTGTCGCTGGATTCGGGGGTGACGGCTGATTCCAAGCTGGGAGCTTCGACTTCTGTTGTCAGTTTGGAGGTGGACGACTACGCTCCCTGCTGGACCTCACCGTCCAAACAGGCAGAGCTCAACATCGAAGACAGGATTCCA TTGTATCTCCAAAACCTTGGTATTGATCAGTCGCCCGCCGACATCTTGACCCCGTTTGCACCCAGGGGACCGATCAGGGAGCCCGAATTCTCACCCACTGATCTCAGCACCATCAAGGATTCTGCCGGGGGGACGCCGATGAAGAGCGTCACATCATCAGAAG CTGGCAGCCCTCTGAGAGCAGAGATTTcccaatccagtacattgttATCATTCAGCCAGGACGCTTTCCAGGAAGTGCCATCACTTGTGGGACAGACCGTGacatcatcaccaccaccaacCAACATCCATCAGCTTGCCCCCGGTTCCCACAAAGACCCCCGTCGTGATATTTCAGGTCCCCGAGCTCGCTCCTCGCTCTTCGTGCTCCGATCGCCGTCTTGTTTGGAGAAACCCCAAGAAAGTCCCGCCCAGCCGGCCCGCGTGAGCTCCCTCACCATCGTGCCGCCCGCCGTCGCCATCCAGGACAGGTTTTcgcctcgacgggctgagccggAAGGCTGCAGCGCCGCCTGTCAGTCGCCTCTCGCCGTCAGACCATCGCCGGCTGTGGACGAGCAGGAGCCCATCGCTCTTCCTGCACACCCGCCTGATGAGCGGGACGAGGCTTTGCTGCCGGACGATCTCGAGCCGCTTCCTGAAGACTCGGAGGATCAGTCGGCAATGAGCGACGACAGCGCTCAGAGTTCGCTAACGGTTAGGGTGGCCAAGCTTCTGCGGAGTGGGTCGCAGGCTGAACACATCTCGGACCAGGCGGACCCAAATCACAAAA AGCACTTCATCTTGAGTCTGTCGGAAGGCCGCTTCGACTCGTTGGAGTTGGACCAAGAGGATCGACGACGCATTGAAGAGATCAAGGCGACGATGCTCTCCAACCACTTTGTCACG AGCGAGAGCAGCACAGACACAGAGAGCACGGCGGCATCTAGTGTGGCGGCGGCACGGACTCCGCTTTTGGACCTAGCAGGCACGTGGGCGCCTTCCTTCTTCACGGACGCCGAGCAATCTGTCCCGCAAGGTCGTGGGCGCGACGGCGTCAAGGCGCACACGTCCATCACCATTGCCGCCCATAAGCGCCCCGCTGcctcctccccgctgccgcctgAGCACCTCCCGCCGGCCCAGCTGGACATGAG GAATGGTGTGGACAGGAAGTCACCGTTGGCGGTAGACGGAAGCCAGAATGCGATCAAAGCGGAGTCGAGCACTGGCCTGGAAGAGCGGGACGGCAAGGAGGAGATGTCCCGGAAGCGGCACATGGCGGAGGACACCACCATCCCCTTCGCTCATGTGTCGCGCGCCCACCTCACCTTCTCGCCAAAAGCGCCCGAGGCAGCCCCCCGTGccgcctcttcctcctcctcctcagcagAGCTCCCCGGCAACAAGTTTGTTCCGCTGAGGCGCTCCTCACCTGCCGTCAGCAGCACAGACGAGGGCGTCGGCCCGTGCAGCCCCCCGCCCAAGTGGGATGAACGCAGACGCCAGACATCTGCTCTACATGCCCCACCTCCTCCtcattgtcatcatcttcatcctccTGCTCACTCTGTCACTACCAACGCCATGAGGAGCTACTCACCTGAAACACCAG TCAGGGACGAGTGCGCCCCGCGTGCGTCGGCGCCGGCGCTGCAGCCGTACAAGCCCCGCAGTGCCGACCAGCTCTTCTTCATGCCTCAGGCGGATGCCGACGCCTCATCCTCGTGCACCACCATGGAGAGCTCGCGCACAG GTTTTGACGACGCAGTGCCTCCGCTGTTCAGCCCCGAGGTTCTGGGCCAGCAGGACCCAGGCCTGGATCGCGGCGTCACCATTAAGCACGCTGAGGGCATCTATAGCAAGAGGCGCAATAACGCACGCACCACCACACAGCCGCCGCCTCAGCACCCAG GTGGCGCAGTGGCGTCAAATGAAGGATTTCCTCATGCAAgccagcgcaacagtgccatgaTAGAATGCCTCAGAGCGGGAGTTGGAGTCCCGCATGAAATGGACCAATCGCCACTAGTGCCCACATGTAGGGAGGCGTGGCTACTGGAGCAACTGCAGCGCCTATCTGATCTCATCCTTTCCACTGGAGGCGCCGATGTGCCACCTGCGAGGATGTTTTACGGCAGGACTGAG GCTTGGCCGCAGCGGCCGCGCAGTGCCTGTGCTCTTTGTCCTGCCGACAGAGACGAGTCCAGCACCACTACATCCACGCTGGACACGGATCGCCTCATCCGGGCCTTTGGCGCCCACCGCATCCAAAGCGCCAAGACCTCCAAGAGCTCTGGCCGCCTCCACAAACTCTATAGGGACGTGGCCAAGCAGCGGGAGCAGTGGGAGGGGCGGAGCTTCAACACCACTCACTTAGAAACCACCGGCACTGACCCATCCAAC GTGACGGGCGAGTCGTCGTCGACGGGCTCCTACGCAAAGACACCGCAGCGCAAAACCTCCAAGAAGCCCGTCAGCAGAGACATCCAAGCAG GCGAGGTGGAGATTGCGTGCAACAACATGCTCCGTCGCACGCGAGATGTGGGAACCATGTTCCCGCCACCGGGGCGAGCGCGTTGGAGCTCGCAAAAAGGTCACATGACCCCCCTCAAGCACAAGAAGACTCGAACGCCACCCAAAG cggtgtggtgGTTCATCCCGTTGGACGACTCATCCAAGGAGAATGAGCCGGACGAGCTGCAAGCGGTGTCACCCGGGCCGAGTACCGTTTGGTACGACCACGCCGTGGCCAAAACGGCAAGAGAACCTCTGAAACCTCGACAACAACTCGACGACGACAATGAAGTCGCTCATCGTGCGTCCTCCACAAGCGACCACCAAGTCACTTCTCTGCAG GAAGCGCTGGCCATGCGACGGCCTGATTTCATCTTGCACTCACGTCAGCGCGTTCAAATCTTGAGTAGGCGGAAAATCAGCGCAGGACTGCCAG GCAGCAGCATGCCAAGGAGGGCGGTGCCCAAGAAGGAAATGATGCAGCGCACCAAACA GCTGTGTGAAGGACTTCCAGAGGTTCTCTGCAAGCTGGAGATGGAGCGAAGGGCCGCGCAACTACGATTAAACCGGCTCAACCTCGAGATCTTCAATAAG AGAATCAATAAACGTCGCTTGGAGAACCGCAAGACTTTCCAATATGAAAAGCTTTGGTGA